A genomic window from Heptranchias perlo isolate sHepPer1 chromosome 20, sHepPer1.hap1, whole genome shotgun sequence includes:
- the LOC137335576 gene encoding zinc finger protein 239-like — protein sequence MEKPWKCGDCGKGFNYPSELEIHRRIHTGGRPFTCSVCGKGFTQSYDFLIHQRTLTGERPFSCSVCEKLFIWSSNLLRHQRVHSDNRPFKCSDCEKRFKSKCNLLEHQRTHTGESPFIYAVCGKRFTQSSTLLTNQRRVHSGQRPFKYSDSEKRFKSTNELLEHQRTHTGERPFICSVCIKGFTRSSHLLTHQRVHSDETS from the exons atggagaaaccgtggaaatgtggggactgtgggaagggattcaattacccttcagagctggaaattcatcgacgcatTCACACCGGGgggaggccgttcacctgctccgtgtgtgggaagggattcactcagtcatacgACTTCCTGATACACCAGCGCACTCtcactggggagagaccattctcctgctctgtgtgtgagaaGTTATTCATttggtcatccaacctgctgagacaccagcgagttcattcTGATaatagaccttttaaatgttctgactgtgagaagaggtttaaaagcaaatgtaATTTGCTAgaacaccaacgcacccacactggggagagtccGTTCATCTacgccgtgtgtgggaagagattcactcagtcatccaccctgttgaCAAACCAGCGA AGAGTTCACTCTGGTCAGAGACCTTTTAAATATTCTGActctgagaagagatttaaaagcacaAACGAATTGTTGGAacatcaacgcactcacactggggagaggccgttcatctgctccgtgtgtattaagggattcactcggtcatcccacctgctgacacaccagcgagttcactctgatgagaccTCTTAA
- the LOC137335577 gene encoding zinc finger protein 436-like, giving the protein ILERHKDTRTTEKPWKCGDCGKGFNSPSELEIHQRTHTGERPFTCSVCGKRFAQSSTLVTHQRVHTGERPFSCSVCGKTFTQSCNLLIHQRVHSDERPFKCSDCGKSFKSRKELLRHQHSGTEERPFSCSVCGKRFTRSSNLLIHHRVHSDERPFKCSDCGKCFKSRNELLRHERSGTGERPFTCSVCGKRFTRSSTLLTHQQVHSDERPFECSDCGKSFKSRKELLRHQRSETGERPFTCSVCKKRFTQSTHLQRHQRVHSDK; this is encoded by the coding sequence atcctggagagacacaaggacacccggaccacggagaaaccgtggaaatgtggggactgtgggaagggattcaattccccgtctgagctggaaattcatcaacgcactcacactggggagaggccgttcacctgctccgtgtgtgggaagagattcgctcagtcatccaccctggtgacacaccagcgagttcacactggggagaggccgttctcctgctctgtgtgtgggaagacatTCACTCAGTCATgcaacctgctgatacaccagcgagttcactccgatgagagaccgtttaaatgctctgactgtgggaaaaGTTTTAAAAGCAGAAAAGAACTTCTGAGACATCAACACAGTGGCActgaggagaggccgttctcctgctctgtgtgtgggaagagattcactcggtcatccaacctgctgatacaccatcgagttcactccgatgagagaccatttaaatgctctgactgtgggaaatgttttaaaagcagaaacgaacttcTGAGACATGAACGCAGtggcactggggagaggccgttcacctgctccgtgtgtgggaagagattcactcggtcatccaccctgctgacacaccagcaagttcactccgatgagagaccttttgaatgctctgactgtgggaagagctttaaaagcagaaaggaactgctgagacatcaacgcagtgaaactggggagaggccgttcacctgctccgtgtgtaagaagagatttactcagtCAACCCACCTgcagagacaccagcgagttcactctgataagtGA